CCTTCAGTGCTTACCTCTCGAGCGGCGCCTTCCATCAGTCAGGTTATTCGAGGGATAGGTTCTGAGGGGTACTCCCTACCGAAGGTAGGTTAGGAGAAGTTCGCATTCCCTCGGGGATAGCCATTCCTGGATGCCCACGACAATTGCCAATCTGCCGTCTTCCGCTTGAAAAAAGAAAAGATCTCCAAAAGCTTCTTTACCCACCGCGACGCCACCCCGGTATCGCATTACATTCTATTTTACAACAAAGTTAAGATAAGTCTGTTGAGTGTTATGAAATTAGTCGACACATAACTCAAGAAGAAATGCCCTCTTTCCCTTTATGATCAACGCGATACCTTTCTGCGGCTAACTGGTCAGTTCCCCGTCACACCAAAGAGTAGCAATACAATCTTCCCACCCCTCAACTATAATACAACCCTGTCTATAAAAAAACGGAGATTGGTTGCAAAGAGGAAGCATCAAAATCAATCCTTATTGTCTTATTAATTGGTATTAAGTATTCGTCATATCATGGTTCAAGAATTAACCATAATTGGACTTGTATTATTCATTGGTTATTGACAGTGATACTTTGTAACGCTATGTGTTGTTATGCTGCTCAGTCACGGTAGTTCTACTTTTCTTAGTAGAGTTTACGATCCATCAACTGTACGCGGGCTATGGCAACAGTGTTACCTGCGTCTCTCGCTGCGACTTGGGCGTAAAAATTTCGTGCCGCCAGCCTTGCTCTTCAGTAACTCCTAGTTGTCGAAGCTCCTGCAACGTTATACTTTGCATTCGTAAACGCGCCCCTTGAGCACCAATGCCCCAACGGATTATGTTTCGCCCCCACCCTTGGAATGTTATTCCGCCAAAGAGGCCGTTTGGTAGAACCGAGAGTCTGGGAACGTTGGGATTAATGCTACCTGCACCCCAGGCTCAACTGGCAGCGAGTCGTGCACCCAACCAGCCGCCTCAAAAACTGGCACTGGCATCGGCAGTAACCAGTCGATGCAGTCCGCCTCCGCAGCCCAATCCAGTCGCATCTCATGCAGAGTTCTCAGACCCCTCTCTGCTATCAGTAGCTGCGGAGTCCTCGCCTCTAGATCATACTGCAGCCATACATCCCATTTTCTGGAGTAATGTTTCTAAAGTGAACTTCCCTCATCCCGACGAACGGAATCCCGGTCGACACTTGTAGGTCGGGGATGTGAATTATTCCTCTTTGGGGTGGAGCTTGGGTAAACGGAAGCCGGGGGGTAGATTACTACCCTCAGTCATGGACGGGGGCCTGGGTGAATATGCCCATGCGGCGGTATTTCTCGTAGCGCTGTTGCAAGAGCGATTCCACGGAGAGGGGGAGCAATTCCCGCAGGTAGCGTTTGAGCGCGGCTTTGAGTGCGGTCGCCGCCTCGCGCGGGTCCCGATGAGCACCGCCGAGCGGTTCCGGGATGATGTGGTCGATCACTTGCAGCCGCAGCAAGTCCTGAGCGGTGAGTTTCAGCGCTTCTGCGGCTCGGGCTTTGGTGTCGTCATTGGCGACGCGCCAGAGGATGCCTGCACACCCTTCGGGACTGATCACGGAGTAGTAGGCGTACTGCATCATGGCCACGCGGTCGCCGACCCCAATCCCCAGCGCGCCACCGGAACCGCCTTCCCCGATCACGACGCAGATGATGGGGGTGGGCAGCCGAGTCATTTCCAGGATGCTCGTGGCAATCCACTGGGCTTGCCCGCGCTCTTCAGCCCCAATGCCGGGAAAGGCACCGGGGGTGTCGATCAGGCAGATGACCGGCAGGTGAAACTTCGCGGCCAGTTTCATCTTGTTGAGAGCTTTACGATACCCTTCGGGATGGGCGCAGCCGTAGTAGCACTGCTGTCGTTCGGCCAGGGTCTTGCCTTTTTGCTGACCGATGAGCATGATCTTCTGGCCGTCGAGGCGGGCAAAGCCGGTGCGGATGGCCCGATCATCCCCGAAGGCCCGATCCCCGTGCAGTTCCACGAATTCGTCGAAGATCATGTCCACGTAATCGAGGAACTGCGGCCGCTGACGATGGCGGGCGATCAGGATCGTCTCCCAGGGTTTGAGCTGGGCGTAACGCTCCCGTTTCAGAGTGAGCAATTCGCGTTTCATCTGGCGGATGGCTTCCAGGCCATCGGGACCTGACGCGGTGGCTTCCAATTGGGCGAGCCGCTCTTCCAACTCATGGATGTCCTGCTCGAAGGGCAAAGGTTCGGGCAATGTCACGGGCATGAGCGGCTTTCTCCTTCGCGGGAACGAAGTCGCTCAAGGAATCCTGGGGTTATATAGCCTTTTCTTCCGGCCATTCTTGCGAGCGTTATCCGGCTTCTTCTTCCGGACTTTCTTTGACTGATTTATAAATTTGCGGGATTTTTTTCAAGGAGATGAGGACCTCGTGGAAATTTTGCGGCCGCTCTTGGGGTTTCTTCGCTAGCATGCTCAGGACGAATTGGGAGAACTCCTCCGTGAGGTCCGGGTTGAAAGCAGAGGGTGGAGCCGGGCGTTCTTTGAAATGCCGCATGAGCAAGTCATTGACACTGCTGCCGCGAAAGGGGGGCCGTCCGGTCGTCAACTCGTAGAGGGTGCATCCGAAACTGTAGATATCCTGCCGCGGGTCGGGGAGCTGGTCCAGAATCTGTTCAGGACTCATGTAGCTGGGGGTGCCTTGCGGTTTGCCTTTGCGGTGGAACCAACGGGCAAGACCGGTGGGAATCTTTCGGGCGATGGCGAAGTCGATGATCTTGGTGTCGCCCGTGGCGTTGACCAGGATATTATCCGGCTTCACGTCGCGGTGGACGTAGCCCATCGCATTCATGTAAGCCAAGCCGGTCGCCGCTTGCTTGAAGATTTTGCGGCTGTGCTGCTTGATGAAGTCAAAATCTTTGGCTTGCAAACGCAGGCGCAGAGAGCCGGAGGGGAAGAACTCCATGATGAAAAACGGGTTCTCCTTACCCCGGTGGACCTTGAAGATGCGCACCACGTTCGGGTGAGACAGGGCGATGCCAATTTCCGCTTCGTGAAAGAGAATGCGGCGCTGTTCTGGGTCGGCGGCGGCTTCCGGAAGCAGCAGCTTCATGGCGAAATGCCGCTGGCTGGTCGGTTCCACCACCTCGAACACTTGCGAATTCTGCCCCGGATGGAGCAGACTGCGAATCCGATAGCCTCCGATGATCTCGCCGATATCCGCCATAGAGTGCTCTCGCTGCCTCAGCCTCGAGCCGGTCTGCTTCTGATGCCGCCGGCCCGTTTTGCTTTTCCGCAAGCAGACTACCAATACTCCTCGAAGTGTATATTGCCTTTCTGTTTAAGCGAGGGAATGTCGGCCCGAAAGCCTCGCTTTTCCAAAATTTCGATGACACCGGGCGGTTGAGGATAGGTGACGGCCCCGGTGTTTTTGTCCCGC
This genomic interval from Thermogemmata fonticola contains the following:
- a CDS encoding DUF4951 domain-containing protein is translated as MNPNVPRLSVLPNGLFGGITFQGWGRNIIRWGIGAQGARLRMQSITLQELRQLGVTEEQGWRHEIFTPKSQRETQVTLLP
- a CDS encoding acetyl-CoA carboxylase carboxyltransferase subunit alpha, encoding MPVTLPEPLPFEQDIHELEERLAQLEATASGPDGLEAIRQMKRELLTLKRERYAQLKPWETILIARHRQRPQFLDYVDMIFDEFVELHGDRAFGDDRAIRTGFARLDGQKIMLIGQQKGKTLAERQQCYYGCAHPEGYRKALNKMKLAAKFHLPVICLIDTPGAFPGIGAEERGQAQWIATSILEMTRLPTPIICVVIGEGGSGGALGIGVGDRVAMMQYAYYSVISPEGCAGILWRVANDDTKARAAEALKLTAQDLLRLQVIDHIIPEPLGGAHRDPREAATALKAALKRYLRELLPLSVESLLQQRYEKYRRMGIFTQAPVHD
- a CDS encoding serine/threonine protein kinase, which produces MADIGEIIGGYRIRSLLHPGQNSQVFEVVEPTSQRHFAMKLLLPEAAADPEQRRILFHEAEIGIALSHPNVVRIFKVHRGKENPFFIMEFFPSGSLRLRLQAKDFDFIKQHSRKIFKQAATGLAYMNAMGYVHRDVKPDNILVNATGDTKIIDFAIARKIPTGLARWFHRKGKPQGTPSYMSPEQILDQLPDPRQDIYSFGCTLYELTTGRPPFRGSSVNDLLMRHFKERPAPPSAFNPDLTEEFSQFVLSMLAKKPQERPQNFHEVLISLKKIPQIYKSVKESPEEEAG